A genomic segment from Zerene cesonia ecotype Mississippi chromosome 7, Zerene_cesonia_1.1, whole genome shotgun sequence encodes:
- the LOC119840726 gene encoding nuclear receptor coactivator 5 — protein sequence MSDKLTLDRNAMKDKSTAHLRIYVGGLSEDHTEVDDLYNHFIAYGQIDGIVVNRVFGFVQFHNESSAQEAITKANGSIFQGRKITVRSVLKNEPRREVEVIQPEVPPAVALSDNIPVVNDDNQDELYDNYGNYIGDQSTRDEEIHQEEKFNKSWNEPRELPPRGRGRGAPRGRGRGRGQPAYRDRSPVRAGGEWPERERFERFPEYPRNLPVPERNDCEIIVVSKMLTEYAEYIEGRLKRLGIVVDLLFPMEDVPIGKVLGNIASRGCLYAILVMPQNQENRSLTLTILHGLPQEHRNMPIEDALQLLSRNFQEVQRGGPSGREAVYALLGQLADGRTLTVLQYDKVIEYLQEKREQQVKIELGEPLTSAAPANKTQVDLQQRILSILNDKKAEVEKSQPAIAPQKPEQSKLLNDPTVRKALDSILQKFA from the exons ATGTCAG ACAAGCTAACCCTCGATCGTAATGCTATGAAAGATAAGTCTACAGCTCATCTAAGAATATATGTTGGCGGGCTAAGCGAAGACCATACCGAAGTTGATGATTTATACAATCATTTCATAGCATATGGGCAAATCGATGGAATCGTGGTCAATCGCGTATTTGGTTTTGTACAATTTCATAATGAGTCAAGTGCACAGGAGGCAATCACTAAAGCAAATGGAAGCATCTTCCAGGGTAGAAAAATTACAGTAAGATCTGTTCTGAAGAATGAACCAAG ACGAGAAGTGGAAGTAATTCAGCCAGAAGTACCGCCAGCAGTGGCTCTATCAGACAACATACCTGTTGTGAATGATGATAATCAAGATGAACTGTATGATAACTATGGAAACTATATTGGTGACCAAT ctaCAAGAGATGAGGAAATTCACCAAGAAGAGAAATTCAATAAGAGCTGGAATGAGCCCCGTGAACTTCCCCCAAGGGGCAGGGGGCGAGGGGCGCCTCGGGGTAGGGGCAGAGGCCGGGGGCAGCCTGCCTATCGAGATAGATCTCCAGTTAGAG ctgGAGGCGAATGGCCAGAGAGAGAACGATTCGAAAGGTTCCCGGAGTATCCAAGAAATTTGCCCGTGCCAGAGCGCAATGATTGCGAAATTATTGTCGTCTCAAAAATGTTAAC TGAATACGCTGAATATATAGAGGGTCGTCTAAAAAGGCTGGGCATAGTAGTGGATTTGCTTTTTCCCATGGAAGATGTTCCCATTGGCAAGGTATTAGGTAACATTGCGTCCCGAGGTTGCCTGTACGCCATTCTAGTCATGCCACAAAACCAGGAGAATAGATCGCTAACTCTCACCATTTTACATGGGCTGCCTCAag AACACCGCAACATGCCAATAGAAGACGCGTTACAGTTATTATCCAGAAACTTTCAAGAGGTACAACGTGGTGGGCCGTCTGGTCGGGAGGCGGTGTATGCGCTCTTGGGACAGCTGGCCGATGGCAGAACGTTAACAGTTCTGCAGTATGATAaagttattgaatatttacag GAAAAACGAGAACAGCAAGTCAAAATCGAATTGGGTGAGCCACTCACATCCGCGGCGCctgcaaataaaacacaagttGATCTGCAACAAAGGATCTTGAGCATACTCAACGATAAGAAGGCAGAGGTTGAAAAATCACAACCAGCTATAGCACCTCAGAAACCAGAACAAAGCAAATTACTAAATGACCCAACTGTTAGAAAAGCATTGGACTCAATTTTACAGAAATTTGCATAA